In Labilithrix sp., a genomic segment contains:
- a CDS encoding PEGA domain-containing protein, which yields MIGGQRRSLAVAIVVAKLVVSAPVLGAEPEPEREEAPQASQEAAAETEAQQEARSRFKRALELADDGQLDAALVELNRAYELSPSYRLLYNVGVVHQQLKDYTRALEAFERYLSEGGSEVPAERLTDVKSRVERLRDRVAFLDVRASEEGVEVSIDDRPVGRTPLPPVRVNTGQRKITVTLAGRSPQSRVIELAGGETRRVSFDLEVATAAPRVVVQSHEKVSIAPLVSWGATLVLAGGALGTGVVALGKSREYDAVTQKYRVTAEELQSARSDVKTFAILTDVFLGAAIVAAGVSTYLTFSSKKKSAAASSSVRVGFGVGTAALSGSF from the coding sequence TTGATCGGTGGCCAGCGACGGAGTTTGGCCGTCGCGATCGTTGTAGCGAAGCTGGTGGTGTCCGCGCCGGTGCTCGGCGCCGAGCCGGAGCCGGAGCGCGAGGAGGCACCTCAGGCCAGCCAAGAGGCTGCGGCCGAGACGGAGGCGCAGCAAGAAGCGCGGAGCCGCTTCAAGCGGGCGCTGGAGCTCGCGGACGATGGCCAGTTGGATGCGGCGCTCGTCGAGCTGAACCGCGCCTATGAGCTGTCGCCGAGCTATCGCCTCCTCTACAACGTCGGCGTCGTCCATCAGCAGTTGAAGGACTACACGCGAGCGCTCGAGGCGTTCGAGCGGTATCTCTCCGAGGGAGGTTCGGAGGTGCCTGCGGAACGTCTCACCGACGTCAAATCGCGCGTCGAGCGACTTCGCGATCGCGTCGCGTTCTTGGATGTTCGTGCCTCCGAAGAGGGCGTCGAGGTCAGCATCGACGATCGCCCTGTGGGGCGGACTCCGCTTCCGCCCGTTCGCGTCAACACGGGGCAGCGCAAGATCACCGTCACCCTCGCCGGTCGTAGCCCCCAGAGCCGGGTCATCGAGCTCGCGGGCGGAGAGACAAGAAGGGTCTCCTTCGATCTCGAAGTCGCCACCGCGGCACCGCGGGTGGTCGTTCAGTCGCACGAGAAGGTCAGCATCGCCCCGCTGGTGAGCTGGGGAGCCACGCTGGTCCTCGCGGGCGGTGCCCTCGGCACGGGCGTCGTGGCGCTTGGTAAATCGAGGGAATACGACGCGGTAACGCAGAAGTACCGCGTGACCGCCGAGGAGCTCCAATCGGCGAGGTCGGACGTGAAGACGTTCGCCATCTTGACGGACGTCTTCCTCGGAGCGGCCATCGTCGCCGCCGGTGTTTCGACGTATCTCACGTTTTCTTCAAAGAAGAAGAGCGCGGCTGCGTCGTCCTCCGTTCGCGTGGGATTCGGCGTCGGGACGGCCGCGCTGAGCGGGAGCTTCTAG
- a CDS encoding ABC transporter ATP-binding protein — MDAPVIPLDSLLWPMASVRDGLPALAVEARLPIRSAVLPLGEPNAAWLEAACELLGVDAELEEGSGDELPSALERLAPGLITIVPAERVLFVVRGNARRITLLAVDGTLVPVPVRELARCLRERFETPAEVPSFLREFPVAREIYERSRTKLPPTRGKPFFMIAPIRVAAEQPLMTELASQAFGKRLSGSLALMIVESVVAVAATLLLARIAMAGWVDRASILGWGLAMALQTGVTALLALNVGQLNIELSGALKRRLLAGALRLETDSARRDGVGANLALAAESAVVDQLSVLDIAHALSTFVIVALAVAYLTTQDALAAAVLVVFCGLIAALIYDTFRISLQTIRASVKLTDVFVERVLGHQTRLIQLERRDWHQGEDEPLHVYTELAQRMDFRVVALTAAPRVWLFILVLLQLRHLVGAPTMRLDLVPFIAGYAASQALGQFISGGLRLLRWPVSLRLLRRVLEQAVVPRNPDVTQLPEGELDDGDVIVQASGLRYSYGADRPPVLNGLNLEIRSGDRLLVTGPSGGGKSTLASVLTGFRKPTAGLVMLRGIDQPSVRPSVWRRHIVSSPQFHENHIFQNTLAFNLLMGRAWPASAIELQSAEEVCRALELGPLLDRMPAGIHQVVGDTGWRLSHGERSRIFIARAVMQDADLLILDESFGTLDPETLTTAMAAVKRFGRTLMVISHR, encoded by the coding sequence ATGGACGCGCCGGTGATTCCGCTCGACTCACTCCTTTGGCCGATGGCTTCGGTCCGCGATGGACTGCCAGCTCTGGCGGTGGAGGCGCGCCTGCCGATACGGAGCGCGGTGCTCCCTCTGGGCGAGCCGAACGCGGCGTGGCTCGAGGCGGCCTGCGAGCTCCTGGGCGTCGACGCTGAGCTCGAGGAGGGGAGCGGGGACGAGCTTCCGTCGGCGCTCGAGCGACTGGCCCCGGGCCTCATCACGATCGTCCCCGCCGAAAGAGTGCTCTTCGTCGTGCGCGGCAACGCGCGACGGATCACGCTGCTCGCGGTGGACGGTACGCTCGTGCCCGTGCCCGTGCGCGAGTTGGCGCGCTGCCTCCGTGAACGGTTCGAGACGCCGGCGGAGGTCCCGAGCTTCCTCCGCGAGTTCCCCGTCGCGCGCGAGATTTACGAACGCTCTCGCACGAAGCTACCTCCGACTCGAGGCAAGCCGTTCTTCATGATCGCTCCGATCCGCGTCGCAGCCGAGCAGCCGCTCATGACGGAGCTCGCGAGCCAGGCGTTTGGCAAGCGGCTCTCCGGATCGTTGGCGCTCATGATCGTCGAGAGCGTCGTCGCGGTGGCCGCCACCCTCTTGCTCGCTCGAATCGCGATGGCGGGGTGGGTCGATCGCGCGAGCATCCTCGGGTGGGGGCTCGCCATGGCGCTCCAGACCGGTGTGACTGCGCTCCTCGCGCTCAACGTCGGGCAGCTCAACATCGAGCTCAGCGGCGCCCTCAAGCGACGTCTCCTCGCCGGCGCGCTGCGCCTGGAGACCGACTCCGCGCGGCGCGATGGAGTCGGCGCCAACCTCGCGCTCGCCGCAGAGTCTGCCGTCGTCGATCAGCTGTCGGTGCTCGACATCGCCCACGCCCTCAGCACGTTCGTGATCGTCGCGTTGGCGGTGGCTTACCTCACGACGCAAGACGCGCTCGCGGCCGCTGTCCTCGTGGTCTTTTGCGGTCTGATCGCTGCGCTCATCTACGACACCTTCCGCATCTCGTTGCAGACGATCCGTGCGAGCGTGAAGCTGACAGACGTCTTCGTCGAGCGCGTCCTGGGGCATCAGACTCGCCTCATCCAGCTCGAACGCCGCGACTGGCACCAGGGCGAGGACGAGCCACTCCACGTCTACACCGAGCTGGCCCAGCGTATGGACTTTCGAGTGGTAGCGCTCACGGCTGCGCCGCGCGTCTGGCTGTTCATCCTCGTGCTCCTCCAGCTCCGTCACCTGGTCGGCGCGCCGACGATGCGCCTCGATCTCGTACCGTTCATCGCCGGGTACGCGGCGAGCCAGGCGCTCGGCCAGTTCATCAGCGGCGGGCTACGCTTGCTCCGCTGGCCCGTCAGCCTGCGGCTGCTCCGTCGGGTCCTCGAGCAGGCGGTCGTCCCACGCAACCCCGACGTAACGCAGCTCCCCGAAGGCGAGCTCGACGATGGCGACGTGATCGTCCAGGCATCCGGCCTCCGCTACTCGTACGGGGCGGACCGTCCGCCAGTCTTGAACGGCCTCAACCTGGAGATCCGGTCGGGGGACCGCCTCCTCGTGACCGGTCCCTCCGGCGGAGGCAAGTCGACGCTGGCGTCCGTGCTGACGGGCTTTCGCAAGCCCACGGCTGGTCTCGTCATGTTGCGAGGGATCGATCAGCCGAGCGTCAGGCCTTCGGTCTGGCGGCGCCACATCGTCTCTTCACCGCAATTTCATGAAAATCATATTTTTCAAAATACACTTGCTTTCAACCTCCTCATGGGACGCGCTTGGCCCGCCTCCGCGATCGAGCTCCAGTCGGCCGAAGAGGTGTGCCGGGCGCTCGAGCTGGGTCCGCTCCTCGACCGCATGCCGGCTGGGATCCATCAAGTGGTCGGCGACACGGGCTGGAGGCTCTCCCATGGCGAGCGGAGTCGCATCTTCATCGCGCGCGCGGTGATGCAAGACGCCGATCTCCTGATCTTGGACGAGAGCTTTGGCACGCTGGATCCCGAGACGCTGACGACGGCGATGGCGGCCGTGAAACGCTTCGGACGCACGCTGATGGTCATTTCGCACCGATGA
- a CDS encoding HlyD family efflux transporter periplasmic adaptor subunit produces the protein MVLAKTTLYVVSASSRVETSSNPIPVQAPVAGVVVAASLSLGRSVSQGEVLFVLDAQSFELQRRELEARLVGDRAKLASLVEQVAAEELARDAQSVDVSRGVAAARARSAVAQAAHAGKRSEDEVVGKLAEQALASKLDKLRSASEVQQTSAQAAASAAEVSLQASSGTTALRDRDARIASLRHQQTSLEAEIRVDEAKVAELAYEVERRTVRATVTGTLADVVPLAAGSTLDPGAKVATIVPAGSLRIVARFAPDDAVGLVTKGQRAEMRVTSRPWTQFGTLHGRVLSAGSEPRDGTVRVELEVVEENPRIPLVNGITGDVEVAVAEVSPLEFLLRQAGQKLAPAKSAPMRGPADLPSIAGP, from the coding sequence ATGGTTCTCGCGAAGACGACGCTCTATGTCGTCTCGGCGTCGAGTCGAGTCGAGACGAGCAGCAATCCGATCCCGGTTCAGGCCCCGGTCGCCGGCGTCGTCGTCGCCGCGAGCCTCTCGCTTGGCCGCTCCGTCTCGCAAGGAGAGGTGCTCTTCGTGCTCGACGCACAGAGCTTCGAGCTGCAACGACGCGAGCTCGAGGCACGTCTCGTCGGAGATCGCGCCAAGCTGGCGAGCCTCGTCGAACAAGTCGCTGCCGAAGAGCTCGCGCGCGACGCGCAGAGCGTCGACGTGAGCCGGGGCGTCGCGGCGGCGCGTGCTCGCTCTGCCGTCGCCCAGGCGGCCCATGCAGGAAAGCGCAGCGAGGACGAGGTCGTCGGGAAGCTCGCGGAGCAAGCGCTCGCGTCGAAGCTCGACAAGCTTCGGTCCGCCTCCGAGGTGCAGCAGACGTCCGCGCAGGCCGCGGCGAGCGCCGCCGAGGTCAGCCTCCAGGCGTCGTCGGGGACGACCGCGCTCCGCGATCGAGACGCACGCATCGCTTCGCTCCGTCATCAGCAGACGTCGCTCGAGGCCGAGATCCGGGTGGACGAAGCCAAGGTCGCCGAGCTCGCGTACGAGGTCGAGCGACGAACGGTCCGAGCTACGGTCACGGGCACGCTCGCGGACGTCGTGCCGCTCGCCGCGGGGTCGACCCTCGATCCTGGAGCCAAGGTCGCCACGATCGTCCCGGCGGGATCGCTCCGCATCGTCGCGCGCTTCGCGCCGGACGACGCCGTCGGGCTCGTCACGAAAGGGCAGCGCGCCGAGATGCGCGTCACCTCGCGTCCATGGACGCAGTTCGGCACGCTCCACGGACGAGTGCTCAGCGCAGGCAGCGAGCCACGCGACGGAACCGTGCGCGTCGAGCTCGAGGTGGTGGAAGAGAATCCTCGGATTCCGCTCGTGAACGGCATCACGGGCGACGTCGAGGTCGCGGTAGCAGAGGTCTCGCCGCTCGAGTTTCTCTTACGCCAAGCCGGCCAGAAGCTCGCGCCGGCGAAGAGCGCGCCCATGCGCGGACCGGCCGACCTTCCCAGCATCGCTGGCCCCTGA
- a CDS encoding ATP-binding cassette domain-containing protein: MGRFFLAPEVVQISSMDCGVAAMACFLKGVGLAVSYERLREACHTDVDGTSIDALEDLGNQLGIDCIQHLLPPESVLEEASKRLPAIAVTVAAGDTTHFVVLWRRIGKYWNVMDPAHGRLWMHERSLFRWLKSHTQSFSPDDFVAWAMESSFTQGLLDRVTRLAGRQAAVQALASARSGTWRSIAALDAAARFIEGIVGTRRPSWTGALFQKALEAASDEGRAKEIPERFWSIREGPNGTVQLTGNILLANAAPVSPSSNGRLPAAGVPESLVRAVAEPEPSLWQMMRGLGGRSFPRLMSLIAALAALSGLVSLVEVLTVRASLSSSAFFSQVTQKVGLLVWLATLFGGLLAIECVTFLLLRRIGRRLETRLRIGLFESLPGLDDTFIRSRPTSDLAQRVQSIPGARELPSVLEGAFRSGVDLLFTVAAMATLDPWIAVMAVGSTVFSAIFAMIVRSKGEELENKVQSNEAGILHVMEDALLGSVPVRVHGAERALVREQRLRLIPWVTTQRERLVFHTATMLLEQGVTYLFIVAMLWRGVTAFSHGAGFLILMFWAVRLPAAAAGIISAVQVLPLYGVSLRRAMEPLRNAVAPPRESASPESRAGGVGLRFDDVRVMASGQPILDEVRLDIRPGEHIAVVGRSGAGKSTLISLLLGLHSPAAGKIYVDGEELTRARLERLRRQTAWLDPSVFLWNDTFLYNLSYGHPDAGFRSTQSALEVTDLVGVVERLPSGLMSSIGSSGMLLSGGEGQRLRLARGLLNPAPRLALLDEPFRGLDRSARARMMRTVRETFSRQTLLVVTHDVEHAEGFDRVLVIEDGRIKEDGVPAELLKRPSRFRDLFEADWHNQDRVWGGGRWRYVEVQSGVALVDNDADGTWTRR; the protein is encoded by the coding sequence ATGGGTCGATTCTTCCTCGCGCCGGAGGTCGTCCAGATCTCGTCGATGGACTGCGGCGTCGCGGCGATGGCCTGCTTCCTCAAGGGGGTCGGCCTCGCGGTCTCTTACGAGCGGCTCCGCGAGGCGTGTCACACCGACGTCGATGGGACGTCGATCGATGCGCTCGAAGACCTGGGAAACCAGCTCGGGATCGACTGCATCCAGCACCTCTTGCCGCCGGAGTCGGTCCTCGAAGAGGCGAGCAAGAGGCTGCCCGCCATCGCCGTGACGGTCGCCGCCGGTGACACGACCCATTTCGTCGTCCTCTGGCGACGTATCGGGAAATACTGGAATGTCATGGATCCTGCGCACGGGCGCCTTTGGATGCACGAGCGGAGCCTCTTCCGATGGCTCAAGTCTCACACCCAATCGTTCAGCCCGGACGATTTCGTGGCCTGGGCGATGGAGTCCTCGTTCACGCAGGGCCTTCTGGATCGCGTCACGCGGCTCGCCGGCCGCCAAGCGGCCGTGCAAGCGCTCGCGTCGGCGCGTAGCGGCACGTGGCGTTCTATCGCTGCCCTCGACGCCGCTGCGCGGTTCATCGAGGGGATCGTCGGCACGAGGAGACCGAGCTGGACGGGGGCGCTCTTCCAGAAGGCCCTCGAGGCCGCGAGCGACGAAGGCAGGGCAAAGGAGATCCCCGAGCGCTTCTGGTCGATCCGTGAAGGGCCCAACGGCACGGTGCAGCTCACGGGCAACATCCTGCTCGCCAACGCTGCGCCGGTGAGCCCGAGCTCCAATGGGCGCCTCCCGGCTGCAGGCGTGCCGGAGAGCCTCGTCCGCGCCGTCGCCGAGCCGGAGCCTTCGCTCTGGCAGATGATGCGAGGCCTCGGTGGCCGGTCATTCCCGCGTCTCATGTCGCTCATCGCCGCGCTCGCGGCGCTCTCGGGCCTTGTCTCGCTGGTCGAGGTCCTGACCGTGAGGGCCTCGCTCTCGAGCTCGGCGTTCTTCTCGCAAGTGACCCAGAAGGTCGGTCTGCTCGTCTGGCTCGCGACGCTGTTCGGAGGGCTCCTCGCGATCGAATGTGTGACCTTTCTCCTCCTTCGTCGCATCGGCCGTCGGCTCGAGACGAGGCTCCGGATCGGCCTCTTCGAATCGCTCCCGGGCCTCGACGACACCTTCATCCGATCGCGACCGACCTCGGACCTCGCGCAGCGCGTGCAAAGTATCCCCGGCGCTCGCGAGCTCCCCTCCGTCCTCGAGGGCGCCTTCCGGAGCGGCGTCGATCTCCTCTTCACCGTCGCGGCGATGGCGACGCTCGATCCCTGGATCGCCGTCATGGCGGTGGGCTCCACCGTGTTCTCGGCGATCTTCGCGATGATCGTCCGGTCCAAGGGGGAGGAGCTCGAGAACAAGGTTCAGTCCAACGAGGCTGGCATCCTCCACGTCATGGAGGACGCTCTGCTCGGGAGCGTCCCGGTTCGTGTGCACGGCGCCGAGCGGGCGCTCGTCCGCGAGCAGCGCCTGCGACTCATCCCCTGGGTGACGACGCAACGCGAGCGGCTGGTCTTCCACACCGCGACGATGCTCCTCGAGCAAGGCGTGACGTACCTCTTCATCGTCGCGATGCTCTGGCGCGGCGTCACGGCGTTCTCACACGGAGCCGGCTTCCTCATCCTGATGTTCTGGGCAGTCCGCCTCCCCGCCGCGGCGGCGGGGATCATCAGTGCAGTGCAGGTGCTTCCGCTCTACGGCGTGTCTCTTCGTCGCGCGATGGAGCCGCTGCGGAATGCGGTGGCGCCGCCTCGAGAGAGCGCTTCGCCGGAGTCGCGCGCCGGCGGCGTCGGCCTTCGCTTCGACGACGTCAGGGTGATGGCGTCCGGGCAGCCCATCCTCGACGAGGTACGTCTCGACATCCGCCCGGGCGAGCACATCGCCGTCGTCGGCCGCTCCGGCGCTGGGAAGAGCACGTTGATCAGCCTGCTCCTCGGGCTCCACTCTCCGGCGGCGGGGAAGATCTACGTGGATGGTGAGGAGCTCACCCGAGCACGGCTCGAGCGGCTGCGCCGGCAGACGGCGTGGCTGGATCCCAGCGTGTTCCTATGGAACGACACCTTCCTCTACAACCTCTCTTACGGGCACCCCGACGCGGGTTTTCGCTCCACCCAGAGCGCGCTCGAGGTCACCGATCTCGTCGGCGTCGTCGAGCGCTTGCCGAGCGGCTTGATGTCCAGCATCGGGAGCAGCGGCATGCTGCTCTCGGGGGGCGAAGGACAGCGACTCCGGCTGGCCCGCGGCCTCCTCAATCCCGCGCCGCGCCTCGCGCTGCTCGACGAGCCGTTTCGGGGGCTCGATCGCTCGGCGCGTGCGCGCATGATGCGCACGGTGCGCGAGACCTTCTCGCGACAGACCTTGCTCGTCGTCACGCACGACGTCGAGCACGCCGAGGGCTTCGATCGGGTCCTGGTCATCGAGGACGGCCGAATCAAGGAGGACGGCGTCCCGGCCGAGCTCCTCAAGAGACCGAGCCGCTTCCGCGATCTCTTCGAGGCCGACTGGCACAACCAAGATCGCGTCTGGGGCGGCGGTCGGTGGCGCTATGTCGAGGTCCAGTCCGGCGTCGCGCTCGTCGACAACGACGCCGACGGCACATGGACGCGCCGGTGA